Proteins found in one Passer domesticus isolate bPasDom1 chromosome 8 unlocalized genomic scaffold, bPasDom1.hap1 SUPER_8_unloc_1, whole genome shotgun sequence genomic segment:
- the LOC135291596 gene encoding olfactory receptor 14J1-like: MSNSSSISYFLLLALADTRQLQLLHFCLLLGISLAALLANGLIISTVACGHHLHTPMFFFLLNLALSDLGSICTTVPKAMHNSLWDTTTISYTGCAAQLFFFLFFISAEYFLLTIMCYDRYVSICKPLHYGTLLGSRACAHMAAAAWASAFLTALMHTANTFSLPLCHGNVLDQFFCEIPAILKLSCSKSHLREIGISVFTTFLAFGCFVFMVFSYVQIFRAVLRIPSEQGRHKAFSTCLPHLAVISLFLSTVTFAYLKPPSISSPSLDLALSVLYSVVPPALNPLIYSLRNKELKTAVWRLITE; this comes from the coding sequence atgtccaacagcagctccatcagctacttcctcctgctggcactggcagacacgcggcagctgcagctcctgcacttctgcctcttgctgggcatctccctggctgccctcctggccaacggcctcatcatcagcaccgtagcctgcggccaccacctgcacacgcccatgttcttcttcctgctcaacctggccctcagcgacctgggctccatctgcaccactgtccccaaagccatgcacaattccctctgggacaccacaaccatctcctacacaggatgtgctgctcagctctttttctttctgttcttcatttcagcagagtatttcctcttgaccatcatgtgctacgaccgctacgtgtccatctgcaaacccctgcactacgggaccctcctgggcagcagagcttgtgcccacatggcagcagctgcctgggccagtgcctttctcactgctctcatgcacacagccaatacattttccctgcccctgtgccatggcaatgtcctggaccagttcttctgtgaaatcccagcaATCCTCAAGCTCTCTTGCTCCAAATCCCACCTCAGGGAAATTGGGATTTCAGTTTTCACTACCTTTTTAgcatttggctgttttgtgttcatggTTTTCTCCTACGTGCAGATTTTCAGGgccgtgctgaggatcccctctgagcagggacggcacaaagccttttccacctgcctccctcacctggctgtgatctccctgttcctcagcactgtaACATTTGCCTACCTGAAGcctccctccatctcctctccatctctggatctggccctgtcagttctatACTCGGTGgttcctccagccctgaaccccctcatctacagcctgaggaacaaGGAGCTAAAgactgcagtgtggagactcaTCACAGAATGA